In Lacibacter sp. H375, one DNA window encodes the following:
- a CDS encoding cysteine desulfurase family protein, with protein sequence MTRIYFDNAATTAIDPQVLDAMLPFLQNGFGNPSSIYSYGRETRLAIENSRKSVAKILNAHPAEIFFTSGGTESSNTAITASVRDLGCRHIITSPIEHHATLHTVEYLDNRDEAKVSYVNVLPNGHIDLEHLEQLLASTEEKTLVTLMHANNEIGNITDLHAVGNLCKMYNAIFHSDTVQTIGHFPFDLRSTPVHFISGSAHKFHGPKGAGLLYINENVHIKPYIHGGGQERNMRAGTENVYGIVGFAKALQIATDKLEEESAHIQSIKYYMIEQLKKNLKGVSFNGDPMGRSNYTVLNVSFPKSEKSEMLLMNLDMDGICASGGSACTSGAQQGSHVIRAINSNPNQIPVRFSFSKFNTKEEVDVVVEKLKTLI encoded by the coding sequence ATGACCCGTATTTATTTCGACAACGCCGCCACAACTGCCATCGATCCTCAGGTATTAGATGCTATGTTGCCTTTCCTGCAAAACGGATTTGGCAACCCTTCTTCTATCTATTCTTACGGACGAGAAACAAGACTGGCCATTGAAAATTCACGCAAATCGGTTGCAAAGATCCTGAATGCACACCCTGCTGAAATTTTCTTTACAAGTGGTGGTACCGAAAGTTCGAATACGGCAATCACCGCTTCTGTTCGTGATCTTGGATGCAGGCATATCATAACATCGCCAATTGAACATCATGCAACATTACACACTGTTGAATACCTCGATAACCGTGATGAAGCAAAAGTGAGTTATGTAAACGTATTGCCCAACGGCCATATTGATCTTGAACACCTCGAGCAGTTGCTTGCATCAACCGAAGAAAAAACATTGGTTACACTCATGCATGCAAATAACGAGATCGGCAACATTACCGATCTGCACGCTGTGGGTAATTTATGTAAAATGTATAACGCCATCTTTCATTCCGATACTGTGCAAACCATCGGTCACTTCCCGTTCGATCTTCGCAGCACACCTGTGCATTTCATCAGCGGATCTGCACATAAATTTCATGGACCAAAAGGCGCTGGTTTATTATACATCAACGAAAACGTTCACATCAAACCATATATTCATGGTGGCGGACAGGAACGTAACATGCGTGCCGGAACCGAAAATGTGTATGGCATTGTAGGCTTCGCAAAAGCATTGCAGATAGCGACAGACAAACTGGAAGAGGAGAGTGCACATATTCAAAGCATCAAGTATTACATGATCGAGCAACTGAAGAAAAATCTGAAAGGTGTAAGCTTTAACGGCGACCCGATGGGAAGAAGCAACTATACTGTGTTGAATGTAAGCTTCCCAAAATCAGAGAAATCTGAAATGCTGTTGATGAATCTTGATATGGATGGTATTTGTGCATCGGGTGGTAGTGCATGCACAAGCGGTGCACAACAAGGCTCGCATGTGATCCGTGCAATCAACAGTAATCCCAATCAAATACCTGTTCGCTTCTCATTTAGCAAATTCAATACAAAAGAAGAAGTAGATGTGGTGGTGGAGAAATTAAAAACGTTGATTTAA
- the glmM gene encoding phosphoglucosamine mutase, translating into MKSISGIRGTIGGAPGDNLTPVDIVKFTAAYATILGKGKKVIVGRDGRMSGEMVRSLVVNTLTGMGLHVIDLGMSTTPTVEMAVTFEGADGGIILTASHNPKQWNALKLLNEKGEFISAELGLQMLEIADKEAFDFAGVDELGTYSADDTLLQTHIDAILVHPLVDKKIIAEKNFRVVIDAINSSGAVAVPALLEALGVTNYTVLHAEMHGNFAHNPEPLAENLVDLCTEVVKQKADLGIAVDPDVDRLCFVSDDGTLFGEEYTLVAVADYILSKQKGNTVSNLSSTRALKDVTEKHGGEYFASAVGEVNVVKMMKEVNAVIGGEGNGGIIDPQLHYGRDALIGIALFLTHLAQSGKTTAALRKTYPDYFMSKQKIDLPKETDVKALLAKVKDQYAAQPVNTVDGVKIEFDKSWVHLRSSNTEPIIRVYSEASTTEKADALANDVMNTIKSLM; encoded by the coding sequence ATGAAATCGATCTCCGGCATACGTGGTACCATTGGTGGTGCACCCGGCGATAATCTTACTCCTGTTGATATTGTAAAATTTACAGCAGCATATGCAACCATATTAGGAAAAGGCAAAAAAGTAATTGTTGGTCGTGATGGCCGCATGAGTGGTGAAATGGTGCGCAGCCTTGTAGTGAATACTTTAACCGGTATGGGGCTGCATGTAATTGATCTTGGTATGAGCACAACACCAACCGTTGAAATGGCAGTGACGTTCGAAGGAGCAGATGGAGGTATTATTCTCACGGCATCGCATAACCCAAAACAATGGAATGCATTAAAACTGCTGAATGAAAAAGGTGAATTCATCAGTGCTGAACTTGGTTTGCAAATGTTAGAGATCGCCGACAAAGAAGCATTTGATTTTGCTGGCGTTGATGAACTCGGCACTTACTCAGCTGACGATACTTTATTGCAAACACATATTGACGCTATCCTTGTTCATCCGTTAGTTGATAAAAAAATCATTGCCGAGAAAAATTTCAGGGTGGTGATTGATGCCATCAACAGTTCAGGGGCAGTTGCAGTTCCTGCATTGCTCGAAGCATTGGGTGTAACAAACTATACTGTTCTTCATGCAGAGATGCACGGCAATTTTGCACACAACCCCGAACCTCTTGCGGAAAACCTCGTTGACCTTTGCACGGAAGTGGTAAAACAAAAAGCCGATCTTGGAATTGCAGTTGATCCTGATGTTGATCGTTTATGTTTTGTAAGTGATGATGGAACTTTGTTTGGCGAAGAATATACATTGGTTGCTGTTGCAGATTACATCTTATCAAAACAAAAAGGTAATACTGTTTCTAATCTTTCATCCACTCGTGCATTGAAAGATGTAACAGAGAAACATGGTGGTGAATATTTTGCCAGTGCAGTAGGCGAGGTGAATGTGGTGAAAATGATGAAGGAAGTAAATGCAGTGATTGGTGGTGAAGGGAATGGTGGCATCATTGATCCGCAGTTGCATTACGGACGAGATGCACTGATTGGTATTGCCTTGTTCTTAACACATCTTGCCCAAAGCGGAAAAACAACAGCAGCGTTACGTAAAACTTATCCTGATTATTTCATGAGCAAGCAAAAGATCGATCTGCCAAAAGAAACTGATGTGAAGGCATTGCTGGCGAAAGTGAAAGATCAGTATGCAGCGCAACCTGTAAATACAGTTGATGGTGTAAAGATCGAGTTTGACAAAAGCTGGGTGCATTTGCGCAGCAGCAATACTGAACCGATCATCCGTGTTTATTCTGAAGCATCAACAACGGAGAAAGCAGATGCTTTGGCAAATGATGTAATGAATACGATTAAAAGTTTGATGTAA
- a CDS encoding T9SS type A sorting domain-containing protein, translated as MKQLLVIFIMFGLFSSAKAAQFNINISGFSYSPATLTVNVGDVVIIQASGEHPLIQVSQANWNANNAVQDGFGSSSDFTLNITSGMAGTTIYYGCSAHFGSGMKGQITVNVISGISENRTRAFNFTVYPNPVTADSWMNVSVKSAGKISITVYDLNGRLISNIIDQQVKAGEFTIPFPVNEIQKGTYIVQMRTARERLEKQILIR; from the coding sequence ATGAAACAGTTACTTGTTATTTTCATCATGTTTGGTTTGTTCTCCTCTGCAAAAGCAGCACAGTTTAATATAAACATAAGCGGCTTTAGTTATTCGCCTGCAACTCTTACTGTCAATGTTGGTGATGTGGTGATCATCCAGGCAAGCGGTGAACATCCCTTAATTCAGGTTAGCCAGGCAAACTGGAATGCGAATAATGCTGTTCAAGACGGTTTCGGTTCATCGTCTGATTTTACATTAAACATCACGTCAGGGATGGCCGGTACAACTATTTACTACGGATGCAGTGCGCATTTTGGTTCAGGCATGAAGGGACAAATTACTGTGAATGTTATTTCAGGAATTTCAGAGAATCGCACAAGGGCTTTCAACTTCACTGTTTATCCTAACCCCGTTACGGCAGATTCATGGATGAATGTAAGTGTAAAATCAGCAGGCAAAATTTCAATAACAGTTTATGATCTCAACGGACGTTTGATCAGTAATATTATTGATCAACAGGTAAAAGCCGGAGAGTTCACCATCCCTTTTCCTGTAAATGAAATACAGAAAGGAACTTACATAGTTCAAATGCGCACAGCAAGAGAGCGATTGGAAAAACAGATATTGATCCGGTAA
- a CDS encoding DUF6089 family protein, whose amino-acid sequence MQKKLILTFLTVVTFTALTAQDIRLNLFGGMANYNGDLQSRPITFQQARYSVGLWASYDINPYVMLRGGLHFAEVRAEDRFQKNPANVLRNLSFATNIIELHAGAEYHFLGMTDRVFSPYVFGALAAFHYNPYAYDQAGNKVFLKPLSTEGQGLAGYPDRQPYSLVQFTVPLGVGVRMVLTDRIDVGAEFGYRKTFTDYMDDVSRSYVDQAVLLASRGPKAVEMAFRTPEVPGHSIDPYPVDLEKRGGSEFKDNYYFLGLTFTYRITGGDRSGGRSSGGRSGGKRRSSLGCPTNVF is encoded by the coding sequence ATGCAAAAGAAACTGATCTTAACCTTTCTCACTGTTGTAACCTTTACTGCACTTACTGCGCAAGACATCCGTTTAAATCTCTTTGGAGGAATGGCCAATTATAACGGCGACCTTCAATCAAGACCAATTACTTTTCAACAGGCACGCTATAGTGTGGGACTTTGGGCCAGTTATGATATCAACCCGTATGTGATGTTGCGTGGCGGGCTTCATTTTGCAGAAGTTAGGGCGGAAGACCGTTTTCAAAAGAATCCAGCCAATGTTTTACGCAACCTCAGCTTTGCAACAAATATTATAGAATTACATGCCGGTGCTGAATATCATTTTCTTGGCATGACCGACAGAGTTTTCTCACCCTATGTATTTGGTGCACTGGCAGCTTTCCATTACAATCCTTACGCTTACGATCAGGCAGGCAATAAGGTTTTCCTGAAACCACTTTCAACGGAAGGACAGGGGTTAGCAGGTTATCCCGATCGTCAGCCTTATAGCTTAGTTCAGTTCACAGTTCCTTTAGGTGTGGGTGTTCGCATGGTGCTTACGGACAGGATCGATGTGGGTGCAGAATTTGGCTATCGCAAAACATTTACAGATTATATGGATGATGTCAGTCGCTCTTATGTTGATCAGGCCGTGTTGCTTGCTTCACGTGGACCAAAAGCGGTAGAAATGGCCTTTCGTACTCCAGAAGTTCCTGGTCATTCAATCGATCCATACCCGGTTGATCTCGAAAAAAGGGGCGGTTCCGAATTTAAAGATAATTACTACTTTCTTGGTTTGACCTTCACCTATCGAATTACTGGCGGAGACCGTTCGGGAGGCCGTTCAAGTGGTGGACGTAGTGGTGGTAAACGACGCTCAAGTTTGGGCTGTCCTACCAACGTTTTTTAA
- the holA gene encoding DNA polymerase III subunit delta: MSVTKILNDWKKKSFKPVYWFEGEEDFYIDQLVDAAEHNILSEAEAGFNLSVFYGKDAAWSDVVNACMRYPMFSDKQVVILKEAQQMKDIDKLEGYINNPLSSTIFVVGHKEKKVDGRSKLAKLLKEKGEVLSTKKMYDNELPAWTQDFIESKGYQPTQKAVHLLVDHIGNDLSRIANEVDKVILNLGSRKTITDDDIENFVGISKEYNVFELQNAVGKKNLAKALQIVQYFESNPKAAPIQLVLPSLYSYFSKVFMLFGAQGDDKAVAAQTGINAWFMKDYKATASVYGFEGVQSALLLMHHYNLRSVGVGDVGTEDASLLKEMIYKMMM; this comes from the coding sequence ATGAGTGTAACAAAAATTCTTAACGACTGGAAAAAGAAAAGCTTCAAACCTGTTTATTGGTTTGAAGGCGAAGAAGATTTTTATATTGACCAGTTGGTTGATGCTGCAGAGCATAACATTTTAAGTGAGGCAGAAGCAGGTTTCAATCTTTCGGTTTTTTATGGAAAAGATGCGGCCTGGAGCGATGTGGTAAATGCCTGCATGCGTTATCCCATGTTTTCTGACAAACAAGTAGTGATACTCAAGGAAGCTCAACAGATGAAGGATATTGATAAGCTGGAAGGCTATATCAATAATCCACTCTCATCAACCATTTTTGTTGTTGGTCATAAAGAAAAGAAAGTAGATGGTCGTAGCAAACTCGCCAAGCTGTTGAAAGAAAAAGGAGAGGTGTTGAGTACAAAAAAAATGTACGACAATGAACTACCTGCCTGGACACAAGATTTCATTGAAAGCAAAGGTTACCAGCCTACACAAAAAGCTGTTCACTTGTTGGTTGATCATATTGGTAACGATCTCAGCCGCATTGCCAACGAAGTAGATAAAGTTATTTTGAACCTCGGCAGCCGAAAAACAATTACCGATGATGATATTGAAAATTTTGTGGGTATCAGCAAAGAATACAATGTGTTTGAACTGCAGAATGCAGTTGGTAAAAAGAATTTAGCCAAGGCATTGCAGATCGTTCAGTATTTTGAAAGCAATCCGAAAGCTGCTCCCATTCAATTAGTATTACCATCGCTCTATAGTTATTTCTCCAAAGTATTTATGTTGTTTGGCGCACAGGGCGATGATAAAGCGGTTGCTGCACAAACAGGCATTAATGCATGGTTCATGAAAGATTATAAAGCCACAGCATCGGTGTATGGATTCGAAGGTGTGCAGTCAGCTCTTTTATTAATGCATCATTACAACTTAAGAAGTGTGGGTGTTGGAGATGTAGGCACAGAAGATGCATCGCTGTTAAAAGAAATGATCTATAAGATGATGATGTAA
- a CDS encoding tryptophan 2,3-dioxygenase family protein encodes MKPDNGQYYPSYLQLEKILDSQHPLSFAEGQQPAHDEMLFIIIHQAYELWFKQILFELDFVKKVFSKEKVDDNSEDLNLCRHRLQRVTRILGLLNQQVTILDTMTPMDFLEFRNLLTPASGFQSKQFRLIEATLGLKMEKRHQHDYYKRTNEGGFAQNDFNEINSVETSSTILQLVNQWLERMPFFDEKFWKGYAALYPSTQLHPFWSDYRSIYQNSLTEREQHKLANFDTQFIQEKQADGSFSDAAMRSALFIMLYRDFPVFQTSFQILDTLIEIDHWLAGWRHKHYVMVRRMIGMRVGTGNTSGAGYLEGAVQQHYIFKDLAALSTYLIERRKLPKLPDELIKALGFLS; translated from the coding sequence ATGAAACCTGATAATGGACAATACTATCCCTCTTATTTACAGCTTGAAAAAATTCTCGACAGTCAGCATCCTTTAAGTTTTGCTGAAGGACAGCAACCTGCTCATGATGAAATGTTGTTCATCATTATTCACCAGGCTTATGAATTATGGTTCAAACAGATTTTATTCGAGCTGGATTTTGTAAAAAAAGTATTCAGCAAAGAAAAAGTAGATGATAATAGTGAGGACCTGAATCTTTGTCGTCATCGTCTGCAACGTGTGACACGTATTCTTGGTTTGTTGAATCAACAAGTGACGATACTTGATACCATGACGCCGATGGATTTTCTCGAGTTCCGTAACCTGCTTACACCTGCTTCCGGTTTTCAAAGCAAACAGTTTCGTTTAATTGAAGCCACCCTTGGGTTAAAGATGGAAAAACGTCACCAGCACGATTATTATAAACGAACCAACGAAGGTGGTTTTGCACAGAATGATTTTAATGAGATCAATTCTGTTGAAACATCTTCTACCATTCTTCAATTGGTGAATCAATGGTTAGAGCGTATGCCCTTCTTTGATGAAAAATTCTGGAAAGGTTATGCTGCTTTATATCCATCAACACAACTGCATCCATTCTGGAGCGATTACCGCTCGATCTATCAAAACAGTTTAACAGAAAGAGAGCAACATAAGCTGGCTAATTTTGATACACAGTTTATACAGGAAAAACAAGCTGATGGTTCTTTCAGTGATGCAGCGATGAGAAGTGCATTGTTCATTATGTTGTACAGAGATTTTCCTGTGTTTCAAACTTCATTTCAAATACTGGATACGTTGATTGAAATTGATCATTGGCTGGCAGGCTGGCGACATAAACATTATGTAATGGTGCGCCGTATGATCGGTATGCGTGTGGGAACGGGTAATACAAGTGGCGCCGGATATTTAGAAGGTGCTGTGCAACAACATTACATCTTTAAAGACCTTGCTGCACTTTCAACTTATTTGATTGAACGCCGAAAATTACCAAAGCTGCCGGATGAATTGATAAAGGCGTTGGGATTTCTTAGCTAG
- a CDS encoding alpha-amylase family glycosyl hydrolase, translating into MTLRQLLLAVPAILLFANSCTTNEEKKTIPVAASEIPEYVLQSNIYEVNVRQYSPEGTFKAFEASLPRLKEMGAEILWFMPITPISKVDRKGVLGSYYAVADYTAVNPEFGTMEDWKSLVNKAHELGFKVITDWVANHTGADNRWMQSNPDFFVKKDDGTFAFAFDWSDTRDLNFWNPVLHDSMIYAMKFWLTETKIDGFRCDVAMEVPRSFWQKCIAELKTVKPDIFMLAEGDVAWLHDAGFHASYGWDGFAKMKKVAKGEASAKVLDTVIRHLDESYSPNYIKMYFTSNHDENSWNKADYETMPGEVHAPFAVLSQTWKNTLPLIYSGQEEPFLDSISFFYKDTISFGKYQRAPFYKTLLALRKSTPALAVDAAYTKLTSSNDDAVFAYTREKSGKKILVILNLSNKPQTVTLTGAIAGETQNVFANKHEHLTDGQNFPMAPWGYLVYSY; encoded by the coding sequence ATGACCTTGCGCCAATTATTGCTTGCAGTACCTGCAATATTGCTTTTTGCAAACTCCTGCACCACAAATGAAGAAAAGAAAACCATACCGGTTGCTGCATCGGAAATACCGGAATATGTTTTACAATCTAATATTTATGAGGTAAACGTAAGGCAATACAGCCCTGAAGGAACATTTAAAGCCTTTGAAGCATCCCTGCCACGTTTAAAAGAAATGGGAGCGGAGATACTATGGTTCATGCCTATTACTCCCATCAGCAAAGTTGACCGTAAAGGGGTGTTGGGAAGTTATTATGCAGTTGCTGATTACACGGCAGTGAATCCTGAGTTTGGTACAATGGAAGATTGGAAAAGCCTCGTGAATAAAGCCCACGAACTCGGCTTTAAAGTAATTACTGACTGGGTGGCCAATCATACCGGCGCCGATAACAGGTGGATGCAAAGCAATCCTGATTTTTTTGTAAAGAAAGATGATGGCACATTTGCTTTTGCTTTCGATTGGAGCGACACACGTGATCTCAATTTCTGGAACCCGGTGTTACACGACAGTATGATCTATGCGATGAAATTTTGGTTAACGGAAACAAAGATCGATGGGTTCCGTTGCGATGTGGCAATGGAAGTGCCACGTAGCTTTTGGCAGAAATGCATTGCTGAATTAAAAACGGTGAAGCCTGATATTTTTATGCTGGCCGAAGGCGATGTGGCATGGTTACACGATGCAGGTTTTCACGCAAGCTATGGTTGGGATGGTTTTGCCAAGATGAAAAAAGTAGCGAAAGGTGAAGCAAGTGCAAAAGTGCTTGATACAGTCATTCGTCATTTGGATGAATCTTATTCTCCCAATTATATCAAAATGTATTTTACCAGCAATCATGATGAGAACAGTTGGAACAAAGCAGACTATGAAACAATGCCCGGCGAAGTGCATGCACCATTTGCTGTGTTATCACAAACATGGAAAAATACATTGCCGTTGATTTATAGCGGACAGGAAGAACCATTCCTTGATTCCATTTCGTTTTTCTATAAAGACACTATTTCGTTTGGTAAATACCAACGTGCTCCTTTTTATAAAACTTTATTGGCGTTACGCAAAAGCACACCTGCATTAGCAGTTGATGCCGCTTACACGAAACTTACTTCTTCTAATGATGATGCCGTGTTTGCTTATACAAGAGAAAAGAGTGGAAAGAAGATATTGGTGATATTGAATCTCTCCAACAAACCGCAGACAGTTACATTAACGGGAGCAATTGCAGGGGAAACGCAGAATGTATTTGCCAACAAACATGAGCATTTAACTGATGGACAAAATTTTCCAATGGCACCTTGGGGTTATTTAGTTTATAGTTATTAA
- a CDS encoding 3'-5' exonuclease — MANQQQIQPDHILVLDIETVPQFASFEELPEQWKVLWADKISKTMPENFSAAEMYEQRAGIQAEFGKIICISTGYFYTDKGGRMCFRLKTYAGNNEQQLLAEFINAVEKFYKTNPAMHFAGHNIKEFDIPYISRRTLINGITLPSFLQFSGKKPWETNLVDTMQLWKFGDYKNYTSLNLLANCLGIPTPKDGIDGSQVKEIYYIQNDLPRIVEYCQKDVIATAQIFLRLQQLPLLPAENIFIADQVK, encoded by the coding sequence TTTGCTTCGTTTGAAGAGCTGCCGGAACAATGGAAAGTTCTCTGGGCAGACAAAATTTCCAAAACCATGCCAGAAAATTTTTCGGCTGCTGAAATGTATGAACAAAGGGCTGGAATTCAGGCAGAATTTGGAAAAATAATCTGCATCAGCACAGGTTATTTTTATACCGATAAGGGTGGAAGAATGTGTTTTCGATTGAAAACTTATGCAGGAAATAATGAACAACAGCTGTTAGCTGAATTTATTAATGCTGTTGAAAAGTTTTATAAAACAAACCCTGCTATGCATTTTGCCGGGCATAATATTAAAGAATTCGATATTCCTTACATCAGCCGGCGCACACTCATCAATGGAATAACCCTGCCATCTTTCCTTCAATTCAGTGGTAAAAAACCTTGGGAAACAAACCTGGTAGATACGATGCAGCTGTGGAAGTTCGGTGATTATAAAAATTATACATCACTAAACCTCTTGGCAAACTGCTTAGGTATTCCCACACCCAAAGATGGCATTGACGGCAGTCAGGTAAAAGAAATTTATTATATACAAAATGATCTCCCACGCATAGTTGAGTATTGCCAGAAAGATGTGATTGCCACTGCCCAGATTTTTCTACGGCTGCAACAATTACCTTTGCTGCCGGCTGAAAATATTTTTATTGCCGACCAGGTAAAATGA
- the gyrA gene encoding DNA gyrase subunit A yields the protein MDQTENTMENGQDRNGRIIPVNIEEQMKTAYIDYSMSVIVGRALPDVRDGLKPVHRRILYAMNELGLQYNKAYKKSARVVGEVLGKYHPHGDGSVYDAMVRMAQEWSMRYTLVDGQGNFGNQDGDGPAAMRYTEVRMERLTESMLGDIDKETVDFQNNFDDSEREPSVLPTRIPQLLVNGSSGIAVGMATNMMPHNLSEVIDGCIAFIDNRDITIDELMTHVKAPDFPTAGTIYGMEGIKAGAHFGRGRVVLRGKLTIETKTSGREQIIITEVPYQVNRDALTDKIGQLVNNKVIEGIVHVNNESNQKEGTRIVVDLKRDAVANVIVNQLFKFTELQTSYGINNVAIVKGRPKTLNLKELISEFVEFRHEVVVRRTKFELRKAQERAHILLGYLIALDHLDEVIALIRSSATPDVAKENLINAGWGLDEIQAKAILELRLQRLTGMERDKIKNEYDELMKLINHLNELLSNETMRFELIKTELLEIKDKFGDERKTEITYLDNEVRIEDLIKEEDVVITISHHGYIKRTSANEYRQQRRGGRGAMGSKTREEDYVEHLFVASTHHTLLFFTEKGRVYWLKSYEIPEGDKTSKGRAIQNLMQLPPDDKVRAIIDVANIEDEEFVKNHYIVLCTRKGIIKKTLLEDFSRRRATGVNAITIVEGDELLEAKMTDGSSEIMMAVKSGRAIRFPEEKVRPTGRGAIGVAGIEVDDENDEVVGMICVNRDDTSRTVLVVSEKGYGKRTPVDEYRMTNRGGKGVKTINVTDKTGPLVGMLEVTEKEDLMISCKSGITIRMKVNQISEQGRATQGVKLIRVDDGDEIAAITRLDEEEEVVDATEILPEASDNSDNIISDNLDTNTTTDETPESSDN from the coding sequence ATGGATCAAACAGAAAATACAATGGAAAACGGGCAGGATAGGAATGGTCGTATCATACCCGTAAATATCGAAGAGCAAATGAAAACTGCTTACATCGATTATTCGATGTCAGTGATCGTTGGCCGTGCGTTGCCCGATGTAAGAGATGGATTAAAACCCGTTCATCGCCGCATTTTATATGCCATGAACGAATTGGGTTTACAATACAACAAGGCCTACAAGAAAAGTGCAAGAGTGGTGGGTGAGGTGCTGGGTAAGTATCACCCTCATGGCGATGGATCTGTTTACGATGCTATGGTACGTATGGCGCAGGAATGGAGCATGCGTTATACATTGGTTGATGGACAGGGTAACTTTGGTAACCAGGATGGTGATGGTCCTGCAGCCATGCGTTATACCGAGGTAAGAATGGAACGTCTTACTGAAAGTATGCTGGGAGATATCGACAAGGAAACAGTCGATTTTCAAAATAACTTCGATGATTCAGAAAGAGAACCTTCGGTTCTTCCCACACGTATTCCCCAATTATTGGTGAATGGTTCAAGTGGTATTGCTGTTGGTATGGCTACTAACATGATGCCGCATAACCTCAGTGAAGTAATTGATGGTTGTATTGCGTTTATTGATAACCGTGATATCACCATTGATGAATTGATGACGCATGTAAAGGCTCCTGACTTTCCAACGGCAGGCACTATTTACGGAATGGAAGGCATTAAAGCCGGTGCACATTTTGGACGTGGACGTGTTGTGTTGCGTGGTAAACTAACCATTGAAACAAAAACAAGTGGAAGAGAACAGATCATTATTACAGAAGTACCTTACCAGGTAAACCGTGATGCATTAACAGATAAGATCGGTCAGTTGGTGAATAATAAAGTGATCGAAGGTATTGTTCATGTGAACAATGAAAGTAACCAGAAAGAAGGTACACGTATTGTTGTTGACTTGAAGCGTGATGCTGTTGCAAACGTGATCGTTAATCAACTGTTCAAGTTCACCGAACTCCAAACATCTTACGGTATCAACAATGTTGCTATTGTAAAAGGCCGGCCAAAAACACTTAATCTCAAAGAACTTATTTCTGAGTTTGTTGAATTCCGTCATGAGGTTGTTGTGCGTCGTACGAAATTTGAATTACGTAAGGCGCAGGAGAGAGCACATATCTTATTAGGTTATCTTATTGCACTCGATCATCTTGATGAAGTAATTGCACTCATCCGCAGTTCTGCAACACCTGATGTTGCAAAAGAGAATCTGATCAATGCAGGCTGGGGTTTGGATGAAATTCAAGCAAAAGCAATTCTTGAATTACGTCTCCAGCGTTTAACAGGCATGGAGCGTGATAAGATCAAGAATGAATATGATGAGTTAATGAAACTGATCAATCATTTGAACGAACTCTTATCAAACGAAACCATGCGTTTCGAACTCATCAAAACAGAGTTACTCGAAATAAAAGATAAGTTTGGCGACGAACGTAAAACAGAGATCACTTACTTGGATAATGAAGTGCGTATTGAAGACCTCATTAAAGAAGAAGATGTGGTGATCACTATTTCACATCATGGTTATATCAAACGTACTTCGGCTAACGAATACCGTCAGCAACGCAGAGGTGGCAGGGGAGCCATGGGTAGTAAAACAAGGGAAGAAGATTATGTAGAACATCTCTTTGTTGCATCTACTCACCACACGCTTTTATTCTTTACTGAAAAAGGAAGGGTATACTGGCTGAAGAGTTATGAAATTCCTGAAGGCGATAAAACAAGCAAGGGCCGTGCAATTCAGAACCTGATGCAATTGCCGCCTGATGATAAGGTGAGAGCAATTATTGATGTAGCCAATATCGAAGATGAAGAATTTGTGAAGAATCATTACATTGTATTGTGTACAAGAAAAGGCATTATCAAGAAGACGCTTTTGGAAGACTTTAGCAGACGCCGTGCAACCGGTGTTAATGCCATCACAATCGTAGAAGGTGATGAGTTACTTGAAGCGAAGATGACCGATGGAAGCAGCGAGATCATGATGGCAGTGAAGAGTGGTCGTGCAATTCGTTTCCCTGAAGAAAAAGTAAGACCAACAGGTCGTGGTGCGATTGGTGTAGCAGGTATTGAAGTGGATGATGAGAATGATGAAGTGGTTGGTATGATTTGTGTAAACAGGGATGATACCAGTAGAACGGTATTGGTAGTTAGTGAAAAAGGATATGGCAAGCGTACACCGGTTGATGAATACCGCATGACCAACAGAGGCGGTAAAGGTGTAAAAACAATTAATGTTACTGATAAAACAGGTCCGTTGGTTGGTATGCTTGAAGTAACTGAGAAAGAAGATCTGATGATCAGTTGTAAGAGCGGCATCACCATTCGAATGAAAGTGAACCAGATCAGTGAACAGGGACGTGCTACACAGGGTGTTAAACTGATACGGGTTGATGATGGTGATGAAATTGCAGCAATTACCCGATTGGATGAAGAGGAAGAAGTAGTAGATGCAACTGAAATACTGCCGGAAGCATCTGATAATTCTGATAACATCATATCTGACAACTTGGATACGAACACAACAACCGACGAAACACCTGAATCATCTGACAATTAG